The following is a genomic window from Quercus lobata isolate SW786 unplaced genomic scaffold, ValleyOak3.0 Primary Assembly Scq3eQI_116, whole genome shotgun sequence.
TAGTggattttattatgattttgatattgagCCTTTAACGGATAAAGACTTGAAGAGGATCAAGAAAGAGATGGTAagtatactcttttttttatgagtaactttttcttgtttttgaaattttagaatggAAGCTTACGAGCTTTGGAAACTATTCATTAGCCTATGGTTTCAGGGTACAGAATTTATTTCTTACATCCATCTGTAGGATCGGATCATTGCTAGAAATTTACCACTTATAAGAGAAGAAGTTTCAAGAGATGAAGCTCAGAGAAGAATAATGGCTATCAATGAACCTTACAAAATAGAGATTTTGGAAAGTATTAAGGAGGACCACATTACCATCTATCATATTGGTATGACTTGTCACTGCCTTTTAATTATTGTTCCCCATGTCTTATGTGCTTTAGTTAAAGCTTGTCATTTCATGTGCATCCCCTTTGCTATACTGCTTGTCTAAGTATAAtgtctttttaatttgttaaaagaaAGATTACCAATTGCCCCAAAAGCTTGAGCTATTAAAACAATACTGAATTCAAACATTTAACCGTTATTTGAACACTCCTCACTTGTGCACCTAGACTCCCCCTTAATAAGTGGTGCCCAACATGtgggattttaaattttttaaaatgggaGATAGAGTAAAGACACAGTCCAAACTCAAGACCACTTGCCCTGAAACCATGATAAATTATGAATTGTCCCAAAAGCGTAAGCTattaggaaattgtgaatttaatcattttttaacCATTATTGTAGCAAGACAAGtaacaatttttctttgtaGAGTTTGATTCTAAATGAAGTAGTATGCAGTTAGATGTGAACTTATCTAAATCTTCTGATTGTAttattctattttctttccAGGTAATGAATGGTGGGATCTTTGTGCTGGGCCTCATGTTGAATCTACTGGAAATATTAACAGGAAAGCTGTTGAACTTGAATCTGTTGCTGGTGCATACTGGAGAGGGGATGAAAAGAAACCAATGCTGCAGAGGATTTATGGCACTGCATGGGAAAATGAAGAACAATTGAAAGCATACCTTCATTTCAAAGAGGAGGCTAGACGCCGGGATCACAGACGCCTTGGCCAAGATCTTGATCTGTTCTCCATACAGGTACTTGTTCTACATTGAACTGATACTGTTCTTTGCTGCTTGTACAGATTAATTAGTTAGAATTTCTATCTAATTCGATTTTGTTATTAGATTGCTGATTTCATTCTATACTTTAGCTTATTGGCTACATTTATGCAGGATGAAGCTGGTGGTGGTTTAGTTTTCTGGCATCCAAAGGGTGCTATTGTGAGGCACATAATAGAAGATTCATggaaaaaaatacacattgaaCGTGGTTATAATCTGTTGTATACTCCACATGTGGCCAAGGCAGACCTTTGGAAGATCAGTGGCCATTTGGATTTCTACAGAGAGAATATGTTTGATCAGATGAATATCGAGGATGAACTTTATCAACTTCGACCAATGAATTGCCCTTACCACATTCTAGTTTACAAAAGAAAGCTTAACTCTTACCGGGATTTTCCTATTAGAGTTGCAGAGTTGGGAACAGTATATAGATATGAATTATCTGGAAGCTTACATGGCCTTTTCCGTGTAAGAGGTTTCACCCAGgtatattattatttcttattttgtaattgtCACTCCATGCATTCAAATGCCCTAGATGTTTTTCCAATCATATGATCTTTCATAATTATAGGAAGACCAAAGCCAACTGTCAGTCTTCATGGTGTTGTATAGTGACTATAACATAGCAGAAAAGGTGGATAGAAGTTGGCCCTCTTTCTGCTGTCACAACATGCATATATGACCTGGTTTTTGGTTTAACCTCAGGACCCCATTTGCAGGATGATGCGCACATCTTTTGTTTAGAGGATCAAATCAAAGATGAAATCAGTGGTGTCCTAGATCTTACAGAAGAAATATTACTGCAATTTGGTTTTAGCAAGTATGAAGTCAATCTCTCTACAAGACCAGAGAAAGCTGTTGGAGGCGATGATATATGGGAGAAAGCAACATCTGCCCTTAAAGATGCTTTGGATGATAAAGGGTGGAGCTATCAACTTGATGAAGGTGGTGGTGCCTTTTATGGCCCAAAGATTGATCTCAAGATTGAGGATGCTCTTGGAAGGAAGTGGCAATGTTCAACCATACAGGCAATTTCTAAACTCAAAAAGATCTGCAGAATTTGATGTGCATTTAGATTGGTGCAGCTAGACTGTCtaaatcatctctctctctctctctctctctctctcactttccatatatatatatatgcacacactTCTGATAGTTCTTAAAAAGTGTTTGGTCAGGTTCAAAGCATTCTTTTGAATGATATAAAAAGCACTGATTGTTTAACTTCATATTTCTTTTCAACATTTGCAGGTTGATTTTAATTTGCCCCAGCGATTTGACATCACGTATGTTGACTCAAACTCAGAAAAGAAGCGACCTATCATGATCCATAGAGCAGTACTTGGATCCTTGGAGCGATTCTTTGGAGTTCTCATAGAACATTATGCAGGGGATTTTCCTTTGTGGCTTTCACCTGTCCAAGCTCGAGTTTTACCAGTTACAGATATCCAGGTATATATTCTCTTAGGTAGATTTATGGAGCATGTTTGGTTATCTAAGCAATTTGTGTAGCCCGGTTTTTATTTTGCATAGAATATAATGCATAAGTTCATCATAATAAATGGGACAGTTTAAGCATGGCAGCCATCATCATACCGTTTGAAATGGGGTGTTTCATGAAATTCTGAGGAATTTTTCTATCCCATCAGTCTGGTGATGACTAATTTCTTCCAATGGCTCCATTTAAGATGATGAATTTGTGCATTAGATGGTATGCACAATTTGAGCCAACCCAACTATCATGGGTAACCAAACTTACTGTGAAATGAGTTGAAAGGAAATAATTGCATGTCTTTAAACAGCTTGAATACTGCAATGAggtgacaaaaaaattgaaagcaaaCAGCATTCGAGCTGAAGTTAGCCATGGTGAGCGTTTGCCAAAACTCATTAGAAATGCAGAGAAGCAAAGAATTCCATTAATGGCTGTTGTGGGCCCCAAGGAAACTGAAACTCAAACTGTTACAGTTAGATCTAGGTTTGGAGGAGAGCTTGGAACAATGACgattgatgattttgtaagcAGAATCAAGACTGCCACTGAGAACAGGACTTCATTTTGAGGTACACGTAGCTGAGAAAAGATGGTGTTCTACTTATTTTAAGGATGTCTATGCcaacagaaaaaaagaaaaaagaaaaagatggaacAATTTTATGATATGTAGGTATTCTTTTACATGAGTCTATATATATACTGGAGTACCATATCATTGTGTCCATATGTTCTTTAGTAATCTTTTTGGTTGGAATGTGGACTGGAGTAGATAGAATTGTTTTAGGAGGGAAAGAAATATcattacaattttaatttacatTCCATTTCTTTCATTCAATTTTCCATGTTCATTGCCAGCTTTCTCGTCCCCtgctattacaatttttttacaacagtGAGTTAGACGTTAGACCAGACAGACATTAGCACACATCCGGGCTAGCAAGGGATTAACTATTCATACAGTACATTAAAgaactcaaaaaaagaaaagaaaaaaaga
Proteins encoded in this region:
- the LOC115973389 gene encoding threonine--tRNA ligase, chloroplastic/mitochondrial 2-like; its protein translation is MSNVILPSVRMAVSSSNSFLSTSLLKPSFSHFPLKRLVSIPTCLYDSNNNNNKKKLSTATPACAIATDSSQSHTQTATFSLNDGTQIDKTEKLVLPTNQSSQNLLRIRHTCAHVMAMAVQKLYPDAKVTIGPWIDSGFYYDFDIEPLTDKDLKRIKKEMDRIIARNLPLIREEVSRDEAQRRIMAINEPYKIEILESIKEDHITIYHIGNEWWDLCAGPHVESTGNINRKAVELESVAGAYWRGDEKKPMLQRIYGTAWENEEQLKAYLHFKEEARRRDHRRLGQDLDLFSIQDEAGGGLVFWHPKGAIVRHIIEDSWKKIHIERGYNLLYTPHVAKADLWKISGHLDFYRENMFDQMNIEDELYQLRPMNCPYHILVYKRKLNSYRDFPIRVAELGTVYRYELSGSLHGLFRVRGFTQDDAHIFCLEDQIKDEISGVLDLTEEILLQFGFSKYEVNLSTRPEKAVGGDDIWEKATSALKDALDDKGWSYQLDEGGGAFYGPKIDLKIEDALGRKWQCSTIQVDFNLPQRFDITYVDSNSEKKRPIMIHRAVLGSLERFFGVLIEHYAGDFPLWLSPVQARVLPVTDIQLEYCNEVTKKLKANSIRAEVSHGERLPKLIRNAEKQRIPLMAVVGPKETETQTVTVRSRFGGELGTMTIDDFVSRIKTATENRTSF